gatgatatcgatggtcagcaagatcgttgtcttggactcacaaaagagagataagacgacTTACTAATACCCCatcaacatgctaaacaggttaactcgatcatttaatcttctcgacgattgcatctaaatttaattggtattcatattgaCATGCAGGacatacacaagataccgcaaaaagagtgttatccactttcatTCAGAAAGCGGTACGATGTAAAAATTAACTTTCCGATACATAATCCATATtaatgtcttgcatttcctactaaataaaaaggctCAATttattccactgacgaatcatttcctcttgaagtgtatgaggcagccacctggCAACAATCTTTACGCATTTTATGTTCTCACTTTCATACACACATTCAGCCCGGATGGAGACGCTGTTAGATTCAACGATCTTACGGTataaaataacatatcgatgccttcttttcaatttctacacgtgtttaAGGATTAATTCTTCCTATTCTTCAAATGCAacgctccaaactacgcacaagtgtgttacaacttACAGAAATATATGctcttcaagaacagatggttgagttcttcttcgaacatgttatcaacccaaacggcaaGTTTCATAAACCGATTGTGTCATCCACGCGTGAGAGACATTCAGATGACACCGTACCTTccagtagagagtatgcgataaggaggaagactACCAAGGTGCTTGATAACGTATTATATTTcgtcaattgacacaatattaatgaattctaattaattactatttattaatgaatgatatgaagtactatgtatgatgcgaagttggtatcgtcggATGACGTTTcgacagaatggccttccaacgatgatgtgaacggggagcaagaagcagcagccagtaagcgtgcccaggaggaggatgagaggttggCACGTCAGCTGCGCattgcggaggagcaagaagcagcgtcccgtaagcgtgcccaggacgAGGAGGAGAGGTTGACTTGTCAGCCgtgcactgcggaggagcaagaagcagcgtcctgtaagcatgcccaggaggagAGAACGAGAGAGTGGCTCGTCAGTGTGCTGCGAAGGAGGCCAAAAGCTCAAACCGTAGAGGTATTTAGACGTTAGATTTCAATGTCTTTAACACGCTAGCGAACCTGGAGCATAGGCAACGCTGCGGTCAATCAGGCGTGGCCGGGTCCTTCgatccaccaccatcggcccctgACATCCCCGGATGTACACACGCTGTCCTTACCGATGCTATCCTTGACTATCATTGTCTGTTGTTCACTGCTAACTCTAAAATAGACAGTGAAGAGAGTTTTAGAGCCgacaataaagaaaatttctgcAGTAGTATTCCCTCGAAACTTTGCACTACTTAATAACACCAAAAATTGTGTTGTGCCAACAAGTAAAACAATGTGCATCTCTTACGTGAGTGAATGTGAGGCCATCTTCGGGGGTCCTCGTCTCTTCTACGATAAGACTTGATGGCGATGTATTTTCACCTCAACGTGGAATCGACATGAAGTCCGGAAGCATCGGCAACATTGTCATCAATTTCGATTCGGTGTAAATCGGCGCGGGCGTTGAAACCACCAGAGCCACGGATGGAGTAATCAATGGAGCGGTCGAAGACCTTGCTAAATCCGTACCTCGACATCCTGATGTAGTCGGTTCGCCGGAATGACATGAATGCCGATGCTCCGGAGATGGCGGACATACAGGTGTAGCGTCGTCGCCCGAACGTCCTAAACGCTGGTGATCTCTATCATCCTTTCTCAAGGCACAGTGTTGGTGCTGCCACCCAATTATCTCTCCACAAGATCTAATCTGTTTCAACTTGTATGcgtgtttgttttcttctgttTCCGTAACCAAGGATTTCGTTCCATAGATATGAACCGTGGGCATAAATCACGGACGTGAGCAATAACAACCGAGATTTCATGGTGGATTAGTTACCCTGAAAATTATAGTAGGAATATTTTGTCTCTAAACCGGAAAAGGTTGTCATTTTTACCGAAAATTAAAAAGTTGTTCGATGATACCAAAAAAAGTTAATTCAACAAGAGGAAAAGGGAAATTAGATTTGCACGACCTGAGAAGCCACTGTTACGTTCCAAATCAATGCTAACTCTAACAAACCTTCAGTTTTATTATCCGGAGAAGTATATAAAGCATGTTATACGTTCCTTGGTAGGCACTGTAGTACTAAAGTTTTTCAAAGGTAGCAGATTAGGACGAACACAATAGTTTTTTTAGGTTAATTAAGTAGAAAGGTTTTTCCATTTTCAAAGAAGGAAATATTTGTGATGAGAGTCGGGATAATAATAGGCCTCATCAGTTGAGCCCACTACTGTTCAAAAGGATACGAATCATGGGCGCAGTTGATCGAGACAGgaatttatattattatttccgGAAATGTACAACGAGTGTACTAGAAATTAAATCATTTGTAAATAGGAAATTTTTTGCCCTTTTGGGGACATAATGTGTAAATTTTGCAATTTGCAATACGAAATCACTGAAATCGTGGAAATTATACTTTCAATCATGAATATGTTCGTTTTCCAGAATAAAAAAGtgcaatttgattttttttttatacgaCAACTATTTCTCATGTGTTGAACCCAGTGTGACTAACTTCTCCGTTTGCGGGATTTATCTTCCAGTTTTTTCCACCCACGAACGTGTTTTTCAGTTGCGGGATCAAAACCTCCGGTTTTGTCGAAAACCAGCTTTAATATTGCATCCTAACCAACCGATCTTTCACCTGTGCCGCTATTAGATACGTGCAGCATGTTGCGGAAGAAAATTTTATGAGATCTGATCTTACATAAGATCCCTTCTTATGTATACCACGTGTTCCTCTTCTTACTCTCAGTTGTACGTGCCAGCTGTTATATCAGAGAATGACGGTATAGCTCAGAATCTCGTAAGGATCTTTCGATGAAATATGttatagaatttccttccaCACGCTACAGTGGTCCGTCTTCCAATAAAGTTTGGGACCGGAGCTAACAGGGAGGATTGAGTGGCAGGCCAAGTGAAGCTTTCACTATTCGTTATGACTTTAGTGCATGCACACGATGGCAGGACGGAGCTACAGTACAACCACCGGGGTGGCATGGGCATaaaattttagttttttaaatatttagttaAATGATATAACATAAGTACCACTTGATATGTTACCAAAAGTACTTTCATAACATTATATACTTATAAATGCTTGGTCatgttttttgaaaaattgatggttaaaaattgtcaattattTTTAAACGGAAGGAGCAATATCTAAGGAGCGGAAATACTGGTTTGAGCTGAACGGCTGAACCGAAGAATAGAATATGTCCAATAAAAAGACGAATAACACATCAgggatttatttttgaaatacatttaatttttattaatgtTACGATTGCATATTTTATAGAAATAGACCCCTGTTGTGCTGACGAGGACTAGTCACCCGACCATTGAGCGAATTTTGCAAAACCACCCTTTCAATATGtgaaatttacaaaaaaatcaggaaaataaCAAAATGCCATCCAAATAtcacaaaaaaatctaaaataattttatggtgTCAAGGATTCTACCTTGAGGTGCTTCGCAAAATTTCATCCCAAAAAATGGCTTATATaacaagaaggaaaaaaaaagacaagtgTTTGTCTttctaaaatttgtcttttttgctTCTCATAGCACAAGTTATcatttgagctgaaattttgtgGAGTGCTTGAAGATAgcattctctaaaaaaaaatttataaatttatggATTTTTTGTGGTGTTTTAAAGGTTGAGAGCAAAGTAACGtaatatttttatgaatttggCAAAAATCAATCGATGCTCGTGCTGTTATACCTTGTCGTCCGTTGGTTGGTTGATCGGGGCTTATTTATAGGGATGTAATTTTGTAatagtaataaaaaataaatgtacTTCTAAATAAATCACACATCATGGTCCTTTTCTTGGCCCAAAGATAAGTCCATCGAAATTGTAAGCTTCTATGGGCTGGGCCATTAACAGGCTAGATTTCATAAACCATCCTTTGTTTCCTTTCCgaaatcttttttcttttggtttttgtTCACATACATGTACCTAGGGTTTTCTCATACAGGCATACAGCGACAAAAATGGcctggcttttctgaaatttgctGTTCCTTTTCTCTCCTTATCAAAGTCTCCAAACTTGATGTGGGGAACGAAACAAGAAgtttttttcattttcacaaTCGAAGGCTCGAAGGACCCACCACCAATATTACTTCGATGGATGGGTGATAAGGAGGAGTACAAGAACGGCAACGTAAAGACGTGGCCGGACAAATGATACAAGATGTATCTCCAAGTTCCTCTAATTTTTGTTCTAACTTCTGGCAATGTGTATGGCACAATAAAGCCACTGTTgatacatgcatgcacatgtGGGCACATTCAGTGATCAAAATATATGCTCACGCTACATGAGGTTAGGCCTCCAACCTAATTTAGACTTTTGCTAAGACATACCCACATAAATATGTATGAACGTGAGTGTGATGTATGTGTTCGACTTATACTCACAAAAGAAAGAACTCCTTGAGAAATCTAATGGGATAAAACATCACAACCAATTCACCCCGTAGACAATTTTTGTGAAGACTAGATAGCATTCCCTGAAACAACTCCTTATGATTGAATAAATCCACAAAATTCTCACTTGTTTGTTTGGTCTTTTAGCTTCTAAGACAAGAAGccagagaaaaaaatcaaacaaacatgGCCTTAATCATATATATTTTAACCCTCATTAGATCAGATCTTGCTGCTCATATGGGTAAAACAAATTGTGTGAGAAGTATATCATCCTTTGTCATGCTAGTGGTACCTTAGGTCACTTCTAATGTCTTATTTCTTATGTGATGTCTAAGATGAGAgaatcagtaaaaaaaaaattgatgttaCAAACAAACTACCAATGCGTACACGTGTGTTGTTAGTTTTTTTAGACTCTCAAAATAATTTATTGTCTCATAGTCACATAGAATCGCTTGAAAAGCTAGTTTCTTCTATAAGAAACAAGTTCATTCTCTCTCTATTTAATTGCTTGCCACATCATCTCTTTGCTTAGGTGAAGACTAATTAATGTCTAAGAAATCAATGTTGTGAGTGGCATTATGAATTTTATCCACCCATAGACCACTTGGCTTAGATATGCAGATATGCTAATTAGGCCTCCAAATAATCAACTTCATTGCTTTCTAGAGTGCAACTATTTGTTTATATATGTCAAAAAATAGTTATATTTGCTTGTAGAAAACACATCTCAAAGTAGGGGCCAAATGGTATAGATAATTTCTAATCAATCTACCGACCAAATGCTTGCAGAGCAAATATGGGATTCCGTATCCGACTCCGAGAGATGGTGGGATAGGATACATGATGAATGACATTCATGTCCTATGAGAAACAATATAGGATAGTATACCATGAACTATATCCGTATTTATCCAATTGCACCCTAATCTCAAGTACACGATCTAACATTACGGTCTTGCACTACGTCATATACTACTGCTACTAAGAGTACATTCCTGGAGTATGTAGCTGCGCATTTGCACGTGCAGGATTCAGCCCAAATGGCAGTGACCGTTGATGGCTAGAGCACAATCAGAAATGCAACAAAAGTGCTTCAAGAGTTGAGTGAAGattttcaaatatctttttCAGGAGTGATTCAGTGTAACTCTGTTGTTCTAAGCAACAAGGGCAACTGGGCAAGTATGAAACAATGTCGTGAGATTACACAGCAAAAAGTTTATCCATAAGACGATAACAGCTCAGATACTTGAAGTGATTTCTATCCGGAATAACAGGACACAACGGCTTTACACTAGCAGGACCGCATTGATGCAACCATCATTCTCTGGATTGTTTGTAACTTGGGCATATTTACCTGCGTTATGACAAACAATGGTGGTTATTGAAACTGCGAGGGTGaagcaaaacaaacaaataacTCCAATGATATCTCACCCCATACAACTTTTCCAGCAGGGGTCACAAGACCAAGTTCACTCACATTAACCTGAAAGTGGAAGACCACAATTAATCTCTAAATGAAAGATGACTGTCAACTAGGTACATGACACTAAAGAAAAATTATGAGGACATGATTTAGTGGCATAGTGATGCTTTAAGTAAGCAAAACACAAAACATACCTCGATGATGGTACCCTTTGTCATAACACCAAGAGATGTATACATTGGACCATTGGGATTTTTCTTTACTGATATAATGTCAAGGTTAAAGGTGCACTTCAATTCAGGATGGGTCACATGAGCTTTGGTGAAACGCAAGCCAGTCGGCCGTATGAACCGCTCATACTTTGGAGGCTTCCTTGTAAATCCAGGTCCAACAAATGTCGCTTTGGTGACCATTCTCTTCCACTGCTTTGCTGCATATGAAAATAAGTTCGGACATTAGTTAGTGGTCTATGATCATAATTTCCACATCatcattttttgttgttgagAATTTCATGTTGATTCAGAGTGCCAAAGTCCAAACGAAAATTGATTGAATGGCTGCACCTCAAGAAATGATTATACTTGACCAGCCTACCATAATTCTCAAattcacaagaaaaaaaaactctggtcACATAAAGAGATGATCACCTATCATTAAAGGCCAAAATGAAGATGCATTATTGTTAATTTCGTGAAGCAATAGTTGCACAAGAAATTTTGCCCTTGCAGCATGTACTTTATTGAAAAAAAGAATGTTATGAAAGGCATACTCATGCTCAGAAAGATTACAAACTAGAAAATTTATGTTACAATTTCCACAACATTGAGCAAATTTCATCAATCGCGAGAATCATTCTGCCAATACTTACTTTTCCGTTTGCCAGTCCGAAGGACTTTGAACATCTCTTCTTCTGCCACAGGTCTGACCTGAAGAGATATTAATTGCATTTGAATTAAATCGATAAAGGAAATTGCAGCCTGCTTGTGCAGATCTATTGTTTAACTCTCATAATAACATCAAGACATGCTGAGCTTTAAGATTTTACCGAAGACCATATTGATATACATTCAACTGTTCAAGAGATAGTGGTGTTCTTTAAAAAACTGACCTTTGGCAAAGGAACATCCCATTTTCCAGCTTTTTCCTTCCTCTTTTGCTTTATAGTGTTACTAAGAACCTGCATGCCATGAAACAATAGCGGTCAGGACCTCATTACAATCAATGAATTGGAAAAACTCATTAAAAGTGAATACAAGAGGACATCAGATGAAGCAATTACTTTTGCCCGTTGTGTCTGATCACGATCAAGTAGATACGGTGGGACAGCTCCTTCCTGAACATCCTCAACCTTATTCCTTCTAGTTGACTCATCGTGCATTTTCAGGCTGCGGAAAATTAGTCGCAGATAAGCACATCATGTAGCCAGCATTATGGAGCACGTCATTTTAAAGCGGAAACATGCCATCCAAATTTACACATTCCCAACCACAACATAATGAAGCAACCTATGTCTGTAGCCTAAATATTCCAtacaccaaatagatttgaattcaaattagtGTAATAATTGCATTCAGCAGATTATGAGCCTGGTCCTACAAACTGAAGTTTGAGCTTCCAAATAGAATATGAAATCATCAATCACGTGATTGTATCAGTTCCAGTAATCAGGCGCACCTATGTAAAACTATATATTGCCATTCGAATGACATCGGTAGCTTCAGGCACAACATTCTGTGAATTGCTGCACAAAGACTCAATGCTCCATCTCCTGAGCAGTTTAATCCCGTTAAATTCTAACATATCTAACTCCCTATTCATAATCacaaagaaaataggaaaatcaCTTACGTCTTCTTCAGTTGCGCCTTCTCAGCATACCGCTTCTTGGCGAACCTCTTGCCCTTGGCGCCGAGAAGCTGCATCGCCACGAAatcaaacacacacacacgcaaGCATCAACCACACCATCCTAGTACCAAATAAAACACCACAAGAACGACAGAAGAGGGGGCACAATTTCTCCAATTGGGGGCCACCCACTACCCACCTTCCTGGCCTGCTCCGACCGCTTGTGCACCTCGCGCGCCTCGCGCTTGCGCTTCCGCTCCTCGTAGTCCGGACGCCGGCCATGGCGCTTCTGGTGCAGCTCTATGTAGTCTCCCTGCGGCTGCAGCGATCCCCAGCACAGAAATTTCAGCGAAAATTTCGGGGgtcaaaagagagagaaaccCAATGCATTCAGCGTCGGGGACGGATTGGCGCGGGAACCGGGAGGATTCGGTCCgaggcgggggaggaggagacTCGGCACTTACCATGGCGGCGAAACCCTAGCGGCGCCCGGTGTAGCTGAGGAGGGGGAAcgaaagggaggaggagaagccgTTGCGGCGTGGCTATTTATATGTGGCTGCGCAATCTGGCGGTGTGTCACGTGAGAGTCGCGTGATGTGATGCATGGGCCGGGCCTCATAGATGCACGGACGATGGACCGCGCTTGCTTCGGTAAGGCGAAACGAATTTTTCGCTCAGACACCAATCAAATATAATAAATTACAAGACTTTCCATTTCCTCTCTACACGAGGACCTATTTGCAATCTCAAAACTTCTCGAGGAAAAAAGAAGCATCCGGCGGCCGTCTTCTCCGCTCTCCCTGCCGGTCGCCTTCTCTTCTCCCCGTCTCCATCCCCGCGAGCCCAAACCAAACCCCTGCTAGGGTTTTCGCTCCGGGCATGCTCCCGTCCTAACAGCCACCTCCTATGGCCCTACTCCACTTATCCCGGCCATGacagccgccgctgccggcctcctcctcaaccGCCGCAAGCGCCACCTCGAATGACTCCTCTCTGCCCCGCCACTTCCACGGCCCACAGCGCCACAGCCGCCTAAGCTAGCGCCTCCGCCGCTGGGCCTTCTTCCCGCTCCCACCGGAGGCGAGGTCCTTAGTATTCGACATGGGAAACTACGTCTCCGGCCTCTTTGGCGGCCGGCCCAAGGATGATGGGCTGGGGGTGTACAGGAGTTGGTTCGATGCGTCGCGGGATCTCACGGTGGTCACGAAGGAGGAGACGGGGACGACGTCACACCTGGTGAACCGGAGATTCCGGGTGCAAGTGGGAAAAAGGTTACCGTTCTACAAGGAGGCGCATGAGGGGACGAGAGAGTTCGACAGGAGGTTGGAAGAATTAGGGTCCGAGGTGAAGCTCGAAGAGGAGAAACTTGCTGAGCTACGGAAGTCAGACAAAGCTCCCAATGAGGTATATTTGTTTTACCTTCCTTGTACTTTGTTGTTGTCATGCTGGGTGAATAGGAAGAAGATAGGTGATAAAGTCTGCATCTTATGTCAAATTAGTGGGGAGCTCTGGAACAGAAGCTTCTTAAGTGAGTTGTTTTGAAATTGTCTCGAGCTGATGATTCATGACTTGCGCTAACATTTTGGCCTTGTGGAAACTAATATCACCCAACTTAAAAAGACTTGTTTTGAATCGTCAGTAAGATAGGGGCAGGATTTGTAAGAGCATTCTTAAACTATTTGAATGATTAAACCTCCTTTAAACTGCTGAAAAATTTAGAAGAGGCACCATTGAATATAAGTAAAATCGTGCAGAAAACCTGCATGCCAATCTAAAGAGCTATTTTCCCTCTTTTAAGCACATGTTTGACTAACCTGCCTTGATGGCAGCTCTTCGGCAATGTTATATGCTATCTCACTGTTGATTTACTCAGATTCATCTTTCGCTATTCTAGGATCTATCTGAACTCTTTAAACCTCTCACTGCTGAGGAGGAAAATGAAGTCTGTGATTGTTTGTACAGTAGTGGTCCGAGGTACTTTTGACAACTCTGCTTGCATGTCCTTTGAAGCTTCTATATAACTTATATGCTCAATTGAGTGCCTTCTATATAACTTATATGCTCAATTGAGTGCATTCTTTTCCCTTATCAGTAGCAAAGTCCTGGTGTTGCATGAATTTTCTAACATTGAGGTTACCAAAGAGAAACTCTGGTGCTTGAGACCCAGTGGCTGGTTAAATGATGAGGTAATATTCATGCTGAACATGCTAAACAAACTTTACTTAGTTCTATCCTTTACACTGATGAGTGATGACTCCATATTTCTGTACTTTAATGATGATAAATATTTCTCTTGTAGGTCATTaacctctaccttgaat
The nucleotide sequence above comes from Phragmites australis chromosome 4, lpPhrAust1.1, whole genome shotgun sequence. Encoded proteins:
- the LOC133916125 gene encoding uncharacterized protein LOC133916125, encoding MPQGDYIELHQKRHGRRPDYEERKRKREAREVHKRSEQARKLLGAKGKRFAKKRYAEKAQLKKTLKMHDESTRRNKVEDVQEGAVPPYLLDRDQTQRAKVLSNTIKQKRKEKAGKWDVPLPKVRPVAEEEMFKVLRTGKRKTKQWKRMVTKATFVGPGFTRKPPKYERFIRPTGLRFTKAHVTHPELKCTFNLDIISVKKNPNGPMYTSLGVMTKGTIIEVNVSELGLVTPAGKVVWGKYAQVTNNPENDGCINAVLLV